In Kryptolebias marmoratus isolate JLee-2015 linkage group LG20, ASM164957v2, whole genome shotgun sequence, a genomic segment contains:
- the eif4g1a gene encoding LOW QUALITY PROTEIN: eukaryotic translation initiation factor 4 gamma 1a (The sequence of the model RefSeq protein was modified relative to this genomic sequence to represent the inferred CDS: deleted 1 base in 1 codon), translated as MNKPPQPITGPTTVPNPSPSPGLTQAAYGPGQPPSLVFATPPPPPMNSAQQPRQFATGPRALHQQGGYRALQSYYQNRTTMTTSAPRVPPSSGPRPAGPTHIYQSSSQMMMIPQPQLSFAGSPQGYFIPPGQYRPPYITPTQQYPVSSGTSFYQGTSPEYPGYEPSLAARERRGGGGRGGGRENGRLSLHGAPLASQRYPAGAYYPQQYPPPVQPAQVMINPAQHQQQAPPPQQLPAQPQGPPKRERKQIIIRDPNQGGRDITKEIMSGGRSSTTPTPPQASTADVSVAQTNGEVVQPVAAVTRGDEHKELPPSAETPPPLAPADTEPVAEAKQEVDSQLTPPAELAAQTVATTAPTEVLPPLIKDRQSPSSLPPGAAGTISDAEVVNKVDSDVSDTVDAPVGPSASLAAAQEETPVETEEPQAAPSEMELEKEEVKTEDVKKLEKEEQAPSPTLEPAVEVAATVAPVKTAEEETTAKAASEVSQPPPSVPEPAAPPAQDVDQSSAPEPEPTSAETAEPPLSNGLPQETEELSEETPVSNTTPHDKPDPSQSQESTPVATPALPAQEEEEETQEEESQQKKDDDAPHASVSCPEESTMQAAMSVPKKKKTMKELNKKEAIGDILDAFKEQDQDVKSVPEPLPIQASPPAPAETPAELPAEPPAEPPAEVVNENWEEKEDKRNTEPDKPTNTLEPTEQKYQYKEEQWKPINPEAKKRYDREFLLGFQFISASLHKPEGLPIISDVVLDKVNKNPLWTGDPARQMSAGPDFAPSYMCVSSFKPPGPRRSQQGQRKEPRKINSLSLNNAVQLNKNKNAWKPSALKSSVSHEGEEVNEDELEQAKTRELFKRLRSILNKLTPQKFQDLMKQVTDLKIDTEERLKGVIDLIFEKAISEPNFSVAYANMCRCLINLKVPTSDKSGTFVNFRKLLLNRCQKEFEKDQDDDEFFEKKQKEMELAKDDEERERLRVELEEAKDKARRRSMGNIKFIGELFKLKMLTEAIMHDCVVKLLKNHDEESLECLCRLLSTIGKDLDFEKAKPRMDQYFNQMDKIIKERKTSSRIRFMLQDVLDLRRSNWVPRRGDQGPKTIDQIHKEAEMEEHREQIKVQQQLLSKKEGGGGRMGGNAGGRGPHTPGGSRISQPQDEGWNTVPISKNRPIDTTRLSKITKIGAVDLSNQLLAPGGKGMWGSWGKGSSGGSGVKPVSGDQDSGRPATSTLNRFSALQQSGSMSTADTDRRVPQRSSYSRERGGDRDRSDHDRDRFDRFTRSERRDGNQITKRSFSRESQERGGRGGDSRASNEPVRRVASMTDELVRGSRNRGSRDGGSQDRGSRDRGSRDRGNRDRGNREQGSRDRGSRDTGPSKDLPVKRESAPAPPSPPKPAMTEEEVEKKSNAIIEEYLHINDVKEALQCVAELNSASILYIFVRNGVESTLERSTIAREHMGLLLHQLVKAGTLPIEQYYKGLQEILESAEDMAIDIPHIWLYLAELLTPMLHEGGIPMGQLFREISKPLVPLGKAAVLLAQILKLLCKGMTHKKVGTLWREAGLNWTDFLPNDEDVNKFVTDQNVEFTTEEMDSKDDDKKKDLSGEEMSKELDRLLEDKSNNQCVRDWIEANLDEQQTASNQFVRALMTSVCQSAIICDNPYKVDVQQVKQRASLLQRYLCDEEKELQALYALQALMVHMEQPAKLLQMFFDALYDEDVIKEEAFYKWESSKDPAEQTGKGVALKSVTAFFTWLREAEEESDKD; from the exons GGTGGATACAGAGCGTTACAG AGTTACTATCAGAACCGAACCACAATGACCACCAGTGCTCCAAGGGTACCTCCGAGTAGTGGGCCTCGACCTGCTGGACCTACGCATATTTACCAATCCAGCTCCCAGATGATGATGATCCCCCAGCCGCAGCTGTCTTTTGCTGGCTCTCCTCAGGGCTATTTTATCCCACCTGGACAG TACCGGCCTCCATACATTACTCCTACACAGCAGTATCCTGTGTCCAGTGGTACGAGTTTCTACCAAGGAACTAGTCCTGAGTACCCTGGTTATG AGCCCTCTCTTGCTGCGAGG GAGAGGCGGGGTGGCGGGGGGAGAGGGGGCGGGCGAGAGAACGGTCGTCTCTCTCTCCACGGTGCTCCTCTCGCCTCCCAGCGCTACCCCG cagGAGCATACTATCCTCAACAGTACCCCCCACCAGTCCAGCCTGCCCAGGTCATGATCAACCCGGCCCAGCACCAGCAACAAGCCCCGCCTCCTCAGCAACTGCCAGCGCAGCCACAAGGCCCACCAAAGAGGGAACGCAAACAG ATAATAATACGAGACCCCAACCAAGGTGGGCGGGATATTACAAAAGAGATCATGTCAGGTGGAAGGTCCTCCACCACACCAACTCCTCCACAG GCCTCCACAGCAGATGTAAGTGTCGCCCAGACCAATGGTGAAGTTGTGCAGCCTGTCGCTGCCGTGACAAGAGGAG ATGAACATAAGGAGCTCCCTCCCAGTGCTGAAACTCCTCCACCTCTGGCTCCAGCAGACACAGAGCCTGTGGCTGAGGCCAAACAGGAAGTCGACAGCCAACTAACACCGCCTGCTGAATTGGCTGCACAGACTGTGGCTACAACAGCTCCTACTGAGGTGCTGCCTCCACTAATAAAGGACCGGCAGTCTCCATCTTCCCTCCCCCCAGGAGCAGCAGGTACCATTAGCGACGCAGAGGTCGTAAATAAAGTCGATTCTGACGTTAGTGACACAGTCGATGCTCCTGTTGGACCCTCGGCATCATTAGCAGCAGCACAAGAGGAGACGCCTGTGGAAACGGAGGAGCCACAGGCGGCTCCGTCTGAAATGGAACTCGAAAAGGaagaagtgaaaacagaagacgttaaaaaattggaaaaagaGGAGCAGGCACCTAGCCCTACGTTAGAGCCTGCAGTTGAGGTCGCAGCAACCGTTGCCCCCGTAAAGACGGCGGAAGAGGAAACGACTGCGAAAGCAGCCAGCGAAGTCTCTCAGCCTCCCCCCTCTGTACCGGAACCTGCTGCTCCACCGGCCCAGGACGTCGATCAGAGCTCAGCCCCTGAACCAGAACCCACGTCGGCTGAAACGGCGGAGCCTCCCCTCTCCAACGGCCTTCCTCAGGAGACCGAAGAGCTGTCTGAGGAAACGCCAGTTTCTAACACTACACCCCACGACAAACCCGACCCGTCTCAATCTCAGGAGTCCACGCCTGTGGCAACACCAGCATTACCAgcgcaggaggaagaggaggagacacAAGAGGAAGAGTCACAGCAGAAGAAAGACGATGATGCTCCTCACGCCTCTGTCAGCTGCCCAGAGGAATCTACTATGCAAG cTGCTATGTCGGtgccaaagaagaagaaaactatGAAAGAGCTCAACAAGAAAGAAGCCATTGGGGACATTCTGGATGCCTTTAAGGAG CAGGACCAGGATGTCAAGTCTGTTCCTGAACCCTTACCCATTCAGGCCAGCcctccagctccagctgaaACCCCTGCTGAGCTTCCTGCTGAACCTCCAGCTGAACCTCCTGCTGAGGTTGTCAATGAGAACtgggaggaaaaggaggacAAGCGGAATACAGAACCAGACAAACCTACAAACACACTTGAGCCAACTGAGCAGAAATACCAGTACAAAGAAG aaCAATGGAAGCCGATAAACCCCGAAGCGAAGAAGCGGTACGACAGAGAGTTCCTCCTAGGCTTCCAGTTTATCAGCGCCAGTTTGCACAAACCTGAGGGGTTGCCTATCATTAGTGATGTGGTCTTGGACAAG gtaAACAAGAATCCACTCTGGACCGGAGACCCCGCTCGACAGATGAGTGCTGGTCCCGATTTTGCGCCCTCGTACATGTGCGTTTCTTCCTTTAAGCCCCCTGGGCCACGGCGCTCCCAGCAAGGCCAGAGAAAAGAGCCCAGAAAAATCAACAGCCTTTCGCTCAACAACGCTGTGCAGCTTAACAAGAATAAGAACGCCTGGAAGCCCTCCGCTTTAAAGTCCTCTGTCAGTCACGAAGGGGAGGAAGTCAACGAAGACGAGCTTGAACAGGCCAAGACTCGAGAGCTGTTTAAGCGTCTGCGCAGCATTCTGAACAAGCTGACCCCGCAGAAGTTTCAGGATCTGATGAAACAGGTGACAGACCTGAAGATCGACACAGAGGAAAGACTGAAGGGAGTTATCGACCTCATCTTTGAGAAGGCCATCTCAGAGCCCAACTTCTCTGTGGCCTACGCCAACATGTGCCGCTGCCTTATAAAC TTGAAAGTACCCACCTCAGACAAGTCGGGAACATTTGTGAACTTCCGCAAACTGTTGCTCAACCGCTGCCAGAAAGAGTTTGAGAAGGACCAGGATGATGATGAGTTCTttgagaaaaagcagaaagagatGGAGCTTGCTAAggat GACGAGGAGCGGGAACGTTTGAGGGTGGAGCTCGAAGAGGCCAAAGACAAGGCTCGAAGGCGGTCAATGGGAAACATCAAGTTCATCGGCGAACTCTTCAAGCTGAAAATGCTGACGGAGGCCATCATGCACGACTGTGTGGTGAAACTCCTGAAGAATCACGACGAAGAATCTCTGGAGTGTCTCTGCAGGCTTCTCTCCACGATCGGTAAAGACCTGGACTTCGAGAAGGCGAAG ccTCGTATGGATCAGTATTTCAACCAGATGGACAAAATCATCAAAGAGAGAAAGACTTCATCCAGAATCCGTTTCATGCTGCAAGATGTTCTGGACCTCAGAAGG AGTAACTGGGTGCCTCGAAGAGGAGATCAGGGTCCGAAAACAATCGACCAGATCCACAAAGAGGCAGAGATGGAAGAGCACAGGGAACAGATCAAagtccagcagcagcttctgtcaAAGAAAGAAGGTGGAGGAGGTAGGATGGGGGGCAACGCTGGCGGCCGAGGCCCCCACACGCCAGGAGGGAGCCGCATCAGCCAGCCCCAGGATGAGGGCTGGAACACGGTGCCCATCTCAAAGAATCGACCCATTGACACCACCCGCCTTAGCAAGATCACGAAG aTCGGGGCTGTCGACTTAAGTAATCAGCTGCTGGCTCCTGGTGGAAAAGGCATGTGGGGCAGCTGGGGCAAAGGCAGCAGTGGAGGAAGTGGAGTTAAACCAGTGAGTGGAGATCAAG attCCGGGCGTCCGGCCACCAGCACCCTCAACCGCTTCTCAGCTCTGCAGCAGTCTGGTTCGATGTCAACCGCAGACACTGATCGCAGAGTTCCCCAGAG ATCGAGCTACAGTCGCGAGCGGGGAGGCGACCGAGACAGGAGTGACCACGACAGAGATCGCTTCGACAGGTTCACCCGCAGCGAGAGGCGCGACGGCAACCAGATCACCAAGAGAAGCTTCAGCAGGGAGTCGCAGGAGCGCGGCGGGAGGGGCGGAGACAGCCGTGCTTCAAATGAACCTGTGCGCCGCGTCGCCAGCATGACCGACGAGCTGGTCAGAGGAAGTCGAAACAGAGGCAGCAGAGACGGAGGAAGCCAAGACAGGGGCAGCAGAGACAGGGGGAGTCGAGACCGAGGAAACAGAGACAGGGGAAACCGAGAGCAAGGAAGTAGGGACCGAGGAAGTCGGGACACCGGTCCGAGCAAAGACTTACCAG TTAAGCGTGAAAGTGCTCcagctcctccctctcctcctaaACCCGCCATGACTGAAGAGGAGGTCGAGAAGAAGTCGAATGCCATCATTGAAGAGTACCTCCACATCAACGATGTGAAG GAGGCCTTGCAGTGCGTGGCAGAGCTCAATAGTGCCTCAATACTTTATATATTTGTGCGCAACGGCGTCGAGTCGACGCTTGAACGCAGCACTATCGCGAGGGAGCACATGGGCCTTTTGCTGCACCAGCTTGTAAAGGCAGGGACGTTACCCATAGAGCAGTACTACAAAGG GCTACAAGAGATCCTGGAGTCAGCGGAGGACATGGCCATAGATATACCTCACATCTGGCTCTACCTGGCTGAGCTCCTTACCCCCATGCTCCATGAAGGAGGCATCCCCATGGGACAGCTCTTCAG GGAGATCTCCAAGCCTCTCGTGCCTCTGGGGAAGGCCGCCGTGCTGTTGGCACAGATCCTCAAGTTGCTCTGCAAAGGAATG ACTCATAAGAAGGTTGGGACTTTGTGGAGAGAGGCTGGGCTAAATTGGACCGATTTCTTGCCGAATGACGAAGATGTGAACAAGTTTGTCACTGATCAG aacgTCGAGTTCACCACAGAAGAGATGGATTCAAAAGACGATGACAAGAAGAAAGACCTCAGCGGAGAAGAGATGAGCAAAGAGCTGGACAGACTCCTCGAGGACAAATCCAACAACCAGTGCGTCAGAGACTGGATCGAG gctAATTTGGATGAGCAGCAGACTGCTTCCAACCAGTTCGTCCGAGCACTGATGACCTCAGTGTGCCAGTCTGCCATCATAT GTGACAACCCTTACAAGGTGGATGTGCAGCAGGTCAAACAGAGGGCCAGTCTGCTGCAGAGATACCTGTGTGACGAGGAGAAGGAGCTGCAGGCCCTTTATGCCCTCCAGGCTCTCATGGTTCACATGGAGCAACCTGCAA